One genomic segment of Candidatus Nitrospira nitrificans includes these proteins:
- a CDS encoding UvrD-helicase domain-containing protein: MSNDLPIPDRAGRESAETTFDRNVVVVAGAGTGKTTLLVNRLVYLLMKEPATVSITQVVALTFTNKAATEMKVRLRERLMALAHPEADPARSSDGGAVAREDLRKRYGLSADAIAARAQAALSDLEKAQIGTLHSFAAHLLRLHPLESGVDPDFKEDDGLRFEEHFTAAWDCWLDRELSRAGQQHCVWRSVLSSTTLETVRTLARSLCSELIDLDALRQQLASTTVPPAVSRWVQHMGDRAERLLKTYDRPKRRKAEHMLAATASLMRLIGEKGLSGRQGLAMEDDEWFGKDLGNAVGGWEQGDFKEAALLIQTAQQLLTVDHEFLNQLLGLLIPLVRNIRETFARQGWISFDGLLARARTLLLEHPSVRERIKRDYRAVLVDEFQDTDPVQYEIILAVSERQGLQAAHWHEMALEPGKLFIVGDPKQSIYAFRRADIEAFDRVVEKVTGDGGIAYTLTTNFRSDAAVLEPVNEIFDRLFEREPLVQPANVRLEVRPHRRQASIEPGVRLSVTTPNSAGETFDAAGATRAESEALAHWLNDEVLSRPSVKPGHIALLFRKLTQADAYLDALRRHDIPYVIEGEKHFYRRQEVIDLVNLLRVLDHPHDEIALAGLLRSPLGGLTDRELYELKQAGHFNYLYAVSLGSWSHVRAAAVRRLYEHLAWLHRAIPVLTVAEALALMFDRLPILDVAAASLHGEQAVANLMKVKQTAASLGDRPHMTLSGFVELMIARLDEQPDESESPLAEESLEAVHVLTIHKAKGLEFPIVVLPGLHQGSGRGRERSAPQVSYDWSSGIYGLSLDRHRSLGSLLVQHKLRLREEAERRRVLYVGMTRAKELLLLSGGITGRSLGETVFDLLQNIGTGEIGTASTEALTIGVSAIPHRVVRASERRQPRRWSDKAASEALINPHEIAERWEIRTARWTAVRETSYHLTPTTLGKRSALVVRETIPARRDAAVGRLAGVVTHRVLERWNFSQDPSGLCDQAVLAVQAVLGPDDQPHADAVAESVHDLLAMFGRSEVYERLRSSQILGREIPFVMPWGDRQVMEGVIDLLYRLDGELWVADYKTDAISADQAAARAEQYRTQSEIYKFAIRQSLACDSVRFHCLFLRCATAVEL; the protein is encoded by the coding sequence ATGAGTAACGATCTTCCGATACCGGATCGCGCGGGGCGCGAGTCGGCTGAGACGACATTCGATCGCAACGTGGTCGTCGTGGCCGGGGCAGGGACCGGCAAGACGACCTTGCTCGTGAATCGTCTCGTGTATCTGCTGATGAAGGAGCCCGCTACGGTCTCGATCACGCAGGTCGTCGCCTTGACCTTCACCAACAAGGCGGCGACTGAAATGAAAGTGCGGCTGCGCGAGCGACTCATGGCGCTTGCTCACCCGGAGGCCGATCCGGCGCGATCGAGCGACGGAGGGGCTGTCGCGCGCGAAGATCTGCGGAAGCGCTACGGACTCAGCGCGGATGCCATAGCCGCCCGTGCCCAGGCAGCACTCAGCGATCTCGAAAAGGCCCAGATCGGCACCCTTCATAGCTTCGCCGCGCACCTGTTGCGACTCCATCCGCTGGAAAGCGGCGTCGATCCTGATTTCAAGGAAGACGACGGTTTACGATTCGAAGAACACTTCACTGCCGCGTGGGATTGCTGGCTCGACCGGGAATTGAGCCGAGCCGGACAACAGCATTGCGTATGGCGATCGGTGTTGTCATCGACCACCCTCGAAACGGTCAGAACGTTGGCCCGGTCCTTGTGCAGCGAATTGATCGACCTCGACGCCCTGCGACAACAACTCGCATCGACAACGGTGCCACCGGCCGTCTCGCGTTGGGTGCAACATATGGGAGATCGAGCGGAGCGACTCTTGAAGACCTACGATCGACCCAAGCGCCGCAAGGCGGAGCACATGCTTGCCGCGACGGCGTCGTTGATGCGCCTCATAGGAGAAAAGGGGTTGTCGGGCCGGCAAGGCCTGGCCATGGAAGACGATGAATGGTTCGGCAAGGATCTCGGAAACGCCGTGGGTGGATGGGAGCAAGGCGACTTCAAAGAGGCCGCGTTGCTCATCCAGACGGCGCAACAGCTCCTGACGGTCGACCATGAATTCTTGAACCAGCTCTTGGGATTGCTCATTCCCCTGGTGCGGAACATCCGTGAGACCTTTGCGCGGCAAGGCTGGATTTCGTTCGATGGATTGCTGGCGCGGGCACGGACACTGCTTCTCGAACATCCGTCGGTTCGTGAACGGATCAAGCGGGACTATCGAGCTGTATTGGTCGATGAGTTTCAGGACACAGACCCGGTGCAGTACGAGATCATCCTTGCGGTCTCGGAGCGGCAGGGGCTTCAGGCGGCTCACTGGCACGAGATGGCGCTCGAACCAGGGAAACTGTTCATTGTGGGAGATCCGAAACAGTCGATCTATGCCTTTCGGCGAGCCGACATCGAAGCCTTCGACCGAGTCGTGGAAAAAGTCACGGGTGATGGCGGAATAGCCTACACGTTGACGACGAACTTCCGGAGCGATGCGGCCGTGTTAGAGCCGGTGAATGAGATCTTTGATCGGTTGTTCGAACGGGAGCCGCTGGTCCAGCCGGCGAATGTTCGATTGGAGGTGCGACCTCACCGGCGTCAGGCGTCAATCGAACCGGGTGTTCGTCTCAGCGTGACGACGCCGAATAGCGCGGGGGAGACATTCGACGCAGCAGGGGCGACGAGAGCCGAGAGCGAAGCGCTGGCTCACTGGCTGAACGACGAGGTCCTGAGTCGCCCGTCCGTGAAACCGGGCCACATCGCGTTGCTGTTCAGAAAGCTCACACAAGCCGATGCGTATCTCGATGCCTTGCGCCGACATGACATTCCCTACGTCATCGAGGGGGAAAAGCATTTCTATCGTCGCCAGGAGGTCATCGACCTCGTCAATCTGCTGCGGGTCTTGGATCATCCTCATGACGAAATCGCGTTGGCCGGTCTCCTTCGGTCACCACTTGGAGGGCTGACGGATCGGGAGCTCTATGAGCTCAAGCAGGCGGGGCATTTCAATTATCTCTATGCCGTGAGTCTCGGATCGTGGTCTCATGTCCGCGCCGCCGCTGTTCGGAGACTGTACGAACATCTAGCGTGGCTCCATCGGGCGATCCCGGTGCTGACAGTGGCTGAGGCCCTTGCGCTGATGTTCGACCGTTTGCCGATTCTCGACGTGGCGGCTGCCTCGCTCCATGGCGAGCAGGCCGTGGCCAACCTCATGAAGGTCAAACAGACGGCTGCCTCATTAGGTGATCGGCCACACATGACCTTGAGTGGATTTGTGGAGCTCATGATTGCCCGCCTTGACGAGCAACCGGACGAATCGGAAAGTCCTCTCGCCGAGGAGTCGCTCGAAGCGGTGCATGTGTTGACGATTCATAAGGCCAAGGGGTTGGAATTTCCCATTGTCGTGTTGCCGGGTCTTCACCAAGGGAGCGGACGCGGGCGGGAACGAAGCGCGCCGCAGGTTTCCTATGATTGGTCAAGCGGCATCTATGGTCTGTCCCTCGACCGTCATCGGTCTCTCGGTTCGCTGCTGGTCCAACACAAACTTCGGCTGCGAGAAGAGGCGGAGCGGCGACGGGTGCTCTATGTGGGGATGACCAGGGCCAAAGAGTTGTTGCTGTTGTCAGGGGGGATCACCGGCCGCTCACTCGGTGAAACGGTCTTCGACCTTCTGCAGAACATCGGCACGGGGGAGATCGGAACGGCCTCGACGGAGGCTTTGACGATCGGAGTCAGCGCGATTCCCCATCGAGTGGTCCGGGCATCGGAACGGAGGCAGCCCCGCCGATGGTCGGATAAGGCGGCCAGTGAAGCATTGATCAATCCACACGAGATTGCTGAGCGGTGGGAGATCAGGACTGCTCGATGGACCGCGGTTCGCGAGACCTCCTATCATCTGACGCCGACGACGCTGGGAAAACGATCGGCGCTGGTTGTGCGTGAGACGATTCCGGCTCGACGGGATGCGGCGGTTGGCCGGTTGGCTGGTGTGGTAACGCACCGTGTGCTCGAGCGATGGAACTTTTCGCAGGACCCTTCAGGATTATGTGATCAGGCGGTCTTAGCCGTCCAGGCGGTTCTTGGGCCGGACGACCAGCCCCATGCCGACGCGGTCGCCGAATCCGTGCACGATCTTCTTGCGATGTTCGGCCGATCGGAAGTCTATGAACGTCTCCGGTCGTCTCAAATCCTTGGCCGAGAAATCCCCTTCGTCATGCCGTGGGGTGACCGGCAGGTCATGGAAGGAGTGATCGACCTCCT